A window of the Henckelia pumila isolate YLH828 chromosome 3, ASM3356847v2, whole genome shotgun sequence genome harbors these coding sequences:
- the LOC140889010 gene encoding AT-hook motif nuclear-localized protein 16-like, with translation MAGGGDLTVPATKPIFENDQRIDAATRRPRGRPAGSKNKPKPPIIITRDSANALKAHAMEVTSGCDLSESLINFARKKQRGICVLSATGCVTNVALRQPSSSGSIVTLHGRFEIVSLLGSILPPPAPPGVTGLTIYLAGAQGQVVGGNVVGALIASGPVVIMAATFMNATFDRLPLGEDDEVNVAVVNHSEVYGLPQNLITNGNLPSEGYSWPSGRALAKST, from the exons ATGGCTGGAGGAGGAGATCTCACAGTCCCTGCGACTAAACCCATCTTCGAAAACGACCAACGGATCGATGCCGCAACAAGGCGACCCCGCGGTAGGCCGGCGGGGTCCAAGAACAAGCCCAAGCCCCCCATAATCATCACTAGGGATAGTGCCAATGCGTTGAAGGCACACGCGATGGAGGTGACTTCGGGTTGCGACTTGAGCGAGAGTTTGATAAATTTCGCGCGTAAAAAACAACGTGGAATTTGCGTGCTTAGTGCTACGGGTTGTGTTACTAATGTCGCATTGCGGCAACCATCGTCTTCGGGATCCATTGTCACTCTCCATGGCAG GTTTGAGATAGTTTCTTTACTGGGTTCGATTCTGCCGCCACCGGCGCCGCCAGGGGTGACGGGCCTGACGATCTATCTGGCCGGAGCTCAGGGACAAGTGGTGGGAGGAAATGTGGTGGGGGCACTGATAGCTTCGGGCCCTGTGGTGATCATGGCCGCGACATTCATGAATGCAACATTCGATCGTCTGCCTTTGGGCGAAGACGACGAGGTTAACGTCGCAGTTGTGAATCACTCCGAGGTTTACGGGCTTCCGCAGAATCTCATCACCAACGGTAACTTGCCTTCCGAGGGTTATTCATGGCCATCGGGCCGGGCTTTAGCAAAGTCTACGTAG
- the LOC140889008 gene encoding uncharacterized protein, whose translation MDIDYAIRKIKPPAITENSISDDVDLYEKWERSNRLCIMFIKTKISTGMRGSVDQHNNVKELLKAIDEQFQSSDKALANTLIMKFSLLWLTNVRGVREHITKMRDIAARLKILEVDISETFLVHYILNTLS comes from the coding sequence ATGGATATTGATTATGCTATTCGAAAAATCAAACCACCTGCTATTACTGAAAATAGCATTTCGGATGATGTTGATCTGTATGAAAAGTGGGAGCGATCTAATCGACTCTGCATAATGTTCATAAAGACCAAGATCTCTACTGGTATGCGTGGTTCTGTCGATCAGCATAATAATGTCAAAGAGTTACTGAAGGCTATTGATGAACAATTTCAGTCTTCAGATAAGGCACTTGCCAATACCCTAATTATGAAATTCTCTTTATTATGGCTCACCAATGTGAGAGGTGTGCGCGAGCACATCACGAAAATGCGGGATATAGCGGCTCGACTGAAGATACTTGAAGTGGATATATCTGAAACTTTCTTGGTGCATTACATTTTGAATACCCTTTCATAA
- the LOC140891079 gene encoding major allergen Pru ar 1-like, whose amino-acid sequence MAITKFSDEHTSPVSPSRIFKASIMDSHNLIPKLMPQAIKSINITQGDGGAGSIKQINFAEGSPIKYVKYRVDELDQETLTYGYTLIEGDSLVDKLEKITCNVKFEQSPDGGSILKVTSTYYTTGDFTLKEEEVKAGKEKVLAMYKAVEAYLIQNPNSYV is encoded by the exons ATGGCCATAACCAAATTCAGTGATGAACATACTTCACCAGTGTCACCATCAAGGATCTTTAAGGCCTCTATCATGGATTCACACAACCTAATTCCGAAGCTGATGCCCCAAGCCATCAAGAGCATCAATATCACACAAGGAGACGGAGGTGCCGGGAGCATTAAGCAGATCAACTTTGCTGAAG GTAGTCCAATCAAGTATGTGAAGTATCGCGTAGACGAGCTCGATCAAGAGACGCTGACATATGGATACACATTGATCGAGGGAGATTCTCTGGTTGACAAGCTCGAGAAGATTACTTGCAACGTAAAATTCGAGCAGTCGCCGGATGGCGGCTCCATTTTAAAAGTTACAAGCACATACTACACCACCGGAGATTTTACTCTCAAAGAAGAGGAAGTTAAGGCAGGCAAAGAAAAAGTTCTTGCAATGTATAAAGCTGTGGAAGCCTACCTTATTCAAAATCCTAATTCTTATGTTTAA
- the LOC140889011 gene encoding uncharacterized protein, with protein sequence MEYQPTAKKGKTLISSFFKKRDRQTSESSSSTVPPMQHHSSEVLSIPSVQLPSISSSSKEHHSSSIYIERDPGKKTDIYVGVSEYKFWKSESSISKKNGSRNFIALVNGGFDNWKRVNQGKSCAFLAHIGSIASSPHTMCERKAKNLMRPSQHIDNLMHAQSREEKEKIRLRLRTSIVTVRWLALQGCAFRGNDESLSSSNRGNFLELVKAFAKMSTEIDKFVLENAPKNAQYIAPEIQKKILHIMANRVRQMIREKVGDKCFCILVDEARDISKREQMAIILRFVNNHGILTKRFFAIKSVSDTTSLNLKKEISNVLVHHDLEVKKIRGQGYDGASNMRGEWNGLQALFLRDCPCAYYVHCFAHRLQLTLFSAAKDVSIIWKFFSHLDSVVNIVTSSTKRIAELHTAQRNEIEQLLATGERDSGSGANQIGNLQRAGATRWSSHYDSIKSLIGMYTATCKVFEVLSEHSPNERAKAEVRGIYRNMASFEFVFILHLMHKVMRTTDALCQIFQRKTQDILVAISFVSTTKTILQEFREFGWEEFFHEVKMFCSRNEIEVRDLDSPYKISRSRQQTTVEHHYHFVVFNAAIDFILMELNTRFNESSVELLSLSTSLDPKNSFASFCCDDICKLATKFYPEDVTDQDIIALEYELIHFKHDVMQNLKVSTLVELCQQLTESERSKVYVMLTRLIHLVLTLPVSTATTKRAFSAMKHVKTSLRNKMEDDFLADCLTLYIERDLAKDIDVDSIIDEFYVSKARRAQLC encoded by the exons ATGGAATATCAACCTACTGCAAAGAAAGGAAAGACATTGATATCCTCTTTTTTTAAGAAGAGAGATCGTCAAACTAGTGAAAGTTCTTCATCTACAGTCCCTCCAATGCAACATCATTCAAGTGAAGTTCTTTCCATTCCCAGTGTCCAACTTCCTTCAATTTCCTCTTCTAGCAAAGAACATCATTCATCCTCTATTTATATTGAACGAGATCCAGGAAAAAAAACAGATAT ATATGTTGGAGTATCCGAGTACAAATTTTGGAAGTCAGAATCAtcgatttcaaaaaaaaatggttCCAGAAATTTCATTG CATTGGTTAATGGAGGATTTGACAATTGGAAAAGGGTAAACCAAGGAAAATCATGTGCATTTCTTGCCCATATTGGTTCTATAGCTTCTTCGCCCCATACTATGTGTGAGAGAAAGGCCAAAAATTTGATGAGACCCTCACAACATATTGATAATTTGATGCATGCTCAATCTAGAGAGGAAAAAGAGAAAATTCGTTTGCGTTTGAGGACTTCAATTGTCACTGTTCGGTGGCTAGCACTTCAAGGTTGTGCCTTTAGAGGTAACGATGAATCTCTATCTTCGTCTAATCGTGGGAATTTTCTTGAATTGGTGAAGGCTTTTGCAAAAATGAGTACAGAAATTGATAAATTTGTACTTGAGAATGCTCCAAAAAATGCCCAATATATTGCTCCAGAGATTCAAAAAAAGATTTTACATATTATGGCCAATAGAGTACGTCAGATGATTCGTGAAAAAGTTGGAGATAAATGCTTTTGTATTCTTGTTGATGAAGCGCGAGATATATCAAAACGGGAGCAAATGGCCATTATCTTAAGGTTTGTGAATAATCATGGGATTTTGACAAAAAGATTTTTTGCCATCAAAAGTGTTAGCGACACTACCtcattaaatttgaaaaaagaGATATCAAATGTTCTTGTTCATCATGATCTCGAGGTTAAGAAAATCAGAGGCCAAGGATATGATGGTGCTAGCAATATGCGTGGTGAATGGAATGGACTTCAAGCATTATTTCTCAGAGATTGTCCATGTGCATATTATGTTCATTGTTTTGCTCATCGATTACAACTAACATTGTTTTCTGCAGCGAAGGATGTCAGTATTATTTGGAAATTCTTTTCTCATCTCGATAGTGTTGTCAACATTGTCACTTCTTCTACTAAACGGATTGCTGAGTTACATACTGCACAAAGAAATGAAATCGAACAATTGTTGGCAACTGGAGAACGTGATTCTGGAAGTGGGGCAAATCAGATTGGTAATTTGCAACGAGCAGGAGCCACTCGTTGGAGTTCTCATTATGACTCAATAAAAAGCTTGATAGGTATGTACACTGCAACTTGTAAAGTTTTTGAAGTTCTTAGTGAACATTCTCCAAATGAAAGAGCTAAGGCTGAAGTTCGAGGGATTTACAGAAACATGGCAAGCTTTGaatttgttttcattttgcACCTAATGCACAAAGTTATGAGAACAACAGATGCTCTTTGTCAAATTTTTCAAAGAAAAACTCAAGACATTTTGGTTGCTATTTCATTTGTCTCTACTACCAAGACTATCCTTCAAGAATTTCGAGAATTCGGGTGGGAAGAATTTTTTCATGAAGTAAAAATGTTTTGTTCAAGAAATGAAATCGAAGTCCGTGACCTTGATTCTCCATATAAGATCAGTCGTTCCCGTCAGCAAACTACAGTCGAGCATCATTACCACTTTGTTGTCTTTAATGCAGCAATAGATTTCATCTTGATGGAGTTGAATACTCGATTTAATGAGTCATCGGTGGAACTTCTTTCTCTTAGTACATCTTTAGATCCAAAAAATTCATTTGCCTCATTTTGTTGTGATGATATATGCAAGCTTGCAACAAAGTTTTATCCTGAAGATGTCACAGATCAAGACATCATTGCTTTAGAGTATGAGTTGATACATTTTAAGCATGATGTGATGCAGAATTTGAAGGTTTCCACACTTGTTGAGTTGTGTCAGCAATTGACTGAGAGCGAACGATCAAAGGTTTATGTTATGTTGACTAGATTGATTCATCTTGTTTTGACGTTACCTGTTTCTACTGCCACTACTAAGCGAGCCTTTTCAGCAATGAAGCATGTGAAAACGTCACTTCGCAATAAAATGGAGGATGACTTTCTTGCCGACTGTTTGACACTCTATATTGAACGAGATCTAGCTAAAGATATAGATGTAGATTCTATTatagatgaattttatgtttcaAAAGCTCGCAGGGCACAACTTTGTTga